The following proteins are encoded in a genomic region of Cryptococcus gattii WM276 chromosome I, complete sequence:
- a CDS encoding TAF15, putative (Similar to TIGR gene model, INSD accession AAW42763.1) yields MSGPSQQLAPNMAASLAQLSPAKLSQLQQQIPDLLTDAEKLLPEDKRNEVFREKMLNKMVAQARQQQAQQQQQQQQAVGMNMGQMGSGIMNLQNKPQMANQSLAQQQQQQHVAAMLEKSRQAAAAQHQQNGAGPRQPTPKPGQQVMTPNPMTQAAMSASPNSHGIGSPQVNPSTASGATGRPMLNMQGIKTLVENFPKLLELKRMGKLKPEQERLFDQFISSPDGRNHLQQFQAHQARALVERGLANPVAMPPGTQPQPHSTQTPIMNSMNLPLTAQQQMAALQQQQQQQQQQQQQQGFGQQQQLALAAQLSQQFPQGILPAGSNNQLTPQQMQQIQLQRLAAAQAQMANQSHAGLNIQQGRPPNAAMINQAAALARAAAAAQAAQGGAQAQSPHLQQGTPQASAPNLTQTPNQNFGSPHPHPSLQNATRPIPGTRPPMTLQQMLHNIQPHLARVAPDKVESVKAVLVRLASMSDEEREVAFRQSTHWIPLWQRATAQPINNAPQQLAAAQAQAQAAAAAQAQAQAHAVVQAQAIAASHGQGGSPHINFANINAARASSTPGQGGTPLPGNMNLPNLHIPAGKQRGSISAASANGQSPQVRPPVLQGQSPGDIANAAGGGGPDPSLVQLMIEQGIPVHQAAQVLARQQQLAAASASLGMGLGGIPTFSQGSQAQAQAQAQAQAQAQAQAQAQLAGMGGGMQGIPGMGGVGGIGQQLGVAGQQQQQQQQQRNITPAMLIAQYSHEIPPRPPHLRPELILPDAPPPADRTGSLLARASATYTPVGSSSAQSQTQTGSTSGSAAVLGSGSQTQAQIQDEARDLRSTLFKPLNSMETGTKLVGRGTLGWSRVVRELVDDWPEGLREVVDEEAEDEEEGAGAMGDEGEHKGRVSGMPGQRKRKVQELAEEVDKALKIPKDSETLLLEIFDEHCDIVSESSCMLAKHRKASTVDRKDIQLSWELLYGRIIPGFSADRIRADQSRSSARHRQTNAGYAAKLRAVGDAKGVWRKERREREKGKESDADGDKEHEREKGMVALGGTGDGIGVGPAIGPGIKVEEVVV; encoded by the exons ATGTCCGGCCCATCCCAGCAGCTGGCTCCCAACATGGCGGCATCCCTCGCCCAGCTTTCACCGGCAAAACTATCTCAGCTGCAACAACAAATACCCGACCTCTTGACGGACGCAGAGAAGCTCCTGCCAGAGGACAAGCGGAATGAAGTGTTCCGGGAGAAGATGCTCAACAAGATGGTGGCGCAGGCGAGACAGCAGCAGGCccaacaacagcagcagcaacaacaagCGGTGGGTATGAATATGGGCCAGATGGGAAGTGGGATAATGAACCTTCAAAACAAGCCCCAAATGGCGAACCAATCG CTCGCgcaacagcaacaacaacagcacGTCGCTGCTATGTTGGAAAAATCCCGACAAGCCGCGGCTGCTCAACATCAACAAAATGGAGCTGGGCCTCGCCAACCAACTCCTAAACCTGGACAACAAGTAATGACTCCCAATCCAATGACCCAAGCTGCCATGTCAGCATCCCCCAACTCTCACGGCATCGGTTCGCCCCAAGTGAACCCCAGTACTGCATCGGGTGCGACAGGCCGGCCGATGTTGAATATGCAGGGTATCAAGACGTTGGTGGAAAACTTCCCAAAACTCTTGGAACtgaagaggatgggaaAACTGAAGCCAGAGCAAGAACGATTG TTTGATCAATTTATTAGCTCTCCCGATGGCCGCAATCACCTTCAACAGTTTCAAGCACACCAAGCCCGTGCTCTTGTTGAACGAGGTTTAGCCAACCCAGTGGCTATGCCTCCTGGTACCCAACCGCAACCACACTCTACCCAAACTCCCATCATGAACAGCATGAACCTCCCTCTGACCGCACAACAACAAATGGCTGCTCtccaacaacaacaacagcagcagcagcagcagcaacaacagcaaGGATTTGGCCAGCAACAACAGCTTGCTCTGGCGGCTCAACTTTCCCAGCAATTCCCACAAGGCATTCTCCCGGCCGGGTCCAATAACCAGCTTACTCCTCAACAGATGCAACAAATCCAACTCCAACGTCTTGCCGCCGCTCAAGCCCAGATGGCTAATCAAAGCCACGCTGGACTCAACATCCAACAAGGTCGACCACCTAATGCGGCAATGATCAACCAAGCTGCCGCTCTAGCTCGTGCCGCTGCCGCCGCACAAGCTGCTCAGGGAGGAGCACAAGCTCAATCGCCACACTTGCAGCAAGGTACACCTCAAGCTTCTGCTCCAAACCTCACGCAAACTCCTAACCAGAACTTTGGCTCTCcccatcctcatccttctctgCAGAATGCTACTCGACCGATACCGGGCACTCGACCGCCGATGACGCTACAGCAGATGCTACATAATATCCAACCCCACTTGGCCCGAGTGGCGCCGGATAAGGTGGAGAGTGTGAAAGCGGTGTTAGTGAGGCTAGCGAGTATGAGTGATGAGGAGAGGGAGGTGGCTTTCCGTCAA AGTACCCACTGGATCCCTCTCTGGCAACGCGCAACCGCTCAGCCAATCAATAACGCCCCTCAACAGCTCGCCGCTGCCCAAGCACAAGCGcaagctgctgctgctgctcaaGCGCAGGCGCAAGCCCATGCTGTTGTACAAGCCCAAGCTATCGCGGCCTCTCATGGGCAGGGTGGATCACCGCACATCAATTTCGCCAACATCAATGCTGCTCGCGCTTCAAGTACGCCCGGCCAGGGTGGTACCCCTCTTCCTGGGAACATGAACTTGCCAAACCTTCACATCCCGGCGGGAAAGCAGAGAGGTAGTATCTCTGCTGCAAGCGCAAATGGGCAGTCGCCCCAAGTACGTCCACCTGTCCTGCAAGGGCAATCGCCAGGTGACATCGCCAATGCTGCTGGAGGTGGAGGACCAGATCCTTCACTCGTGCAGCTTATGATTGAGCAAGGTATCCCCGTTCATCAAGCTGCTCAGGTACTAGCTCGTCAACAGCAGCTTGCAGCAGCGTCGGCTTCTCTCGGGATGGGGCTAGGGGGTATACCGACGTTTTCTCAGGGATCCCAAGCTCAGGCTCAGGCTCAGGCGCAGGCGCAGGCACAAGCACAGGCTCAAGCGCAAGCGCAGTTGGCAGGGATGGGCGGCGGTATGCAGGGGATACCAGGTATGGGCGGTGTAGGTGGCATTGGGCAGCAACTGGGAGTAGCGGGtcaacagcagcaacagcagcagcaacagcgGAACATCACCCCCGCCATGCTCATCGCCCAGTATTCACATGAGATCCCTCCCCGACCACCTCATCTTCGACCTGAACTCATCCTCCCCGatgcaccaccacctgCGGATCGTACAGGATCTCTCCTTGCACGCGCATCCGCCACATATACCCCCGTGGGCTCTTCCTCTGCCCAAAGTCAAACCCAAACCGGATCCACCTCCGGCTCAGCCGCCGTCCTTGGATCGGGGTCTCAAACCCAGGCTCAAATCCAAGACGAAGCTCGCGATCTGCGCTCAACGCTGTTCAAACCCCTGAACAGCATGGAGACCGGTACAAAGTTGGTTGGCCGTGGGACATTGGGTTGGAGCAGGGTGGTTAGGGAATTGGTTGATGACTGGCCAGAAGGACTGAGAGAGGTGGTAGATGAAGAGGctgaagatgaggaggagggagcTGGGGCGATGggggatgaaggagaaCATAAAGGGCGGGTGAGTGGGATGCCGGGGCAGCGGAAGAGGAAGGTACAGGAGTTGGCAGAGGAGGTTGATAAGGCGTTGAAAATACCGAAAGATTCTGAGACT CTGTTGTTGGAGATTTTTGACGAACATTGTGATATTGTCTCGGAGTCCAGCTGCATGCTCGCTAAGCACCGAAAAGCAAGTACAGTTGACAGGAAAGACATTCAACTTTCGTGGG AGCTTTTATATGGCCGTATCATCCCCGGTTTCTCGGCCGACCGAATTAGAGCAGACCAGTCGCGTTCTTCAGCACGTCACCGGCAGACCAATGCAGGATACGCTGCTAAACTTCGGGCAGTCGGCGACGCGAAGGGTGTGtggaggaaagagagaagggaaagggagaaggggaaggagagcGATGCTGATGGTGATAAGGAACatgaaagggaaaaggggATGGTTGCTTTGGGTGGGACGGGTGATGGTATCGGTGTCGGGCCAGCCATCGGTCCGGGCATAAAGGTAGAAGAAGTGGTAGTGTAG
- a CDS encoding nucleus protein, putative (Similar to TIGR gene model, INSD accession AAW42764.1), producing MAGEPSISRNKRHRVSSDNDDYATSSRKRRQTQQENEEPENEEDEAMRIMLNEESDGIDEEYADRGDDSRPKYWRGDDGYVAGSVVRIKCINFMTYDHVEFRPGPHLNMILGPNGTGKSSIAAAIAIGLAFPPKVMGRANEVKSYVKQGHDEAHLEIELKGNAGEENPTIWRKFNRHDERSEWKLNGESVTRAKVSEIIKSFGVQANNLCSFLPQDKVAEFAKMAPVTVLKETMRAAGDPRLTKWHEKLVDKGKRLKELEIDVDRQTVHRDRIQTQVDTLAPDVEHVQEREKREHEAEVLEHLLGVSEHAQLKEASARAVRLHKKIKLKVERHEAGRRPLHDLEESQDGVYQKLRGKFVQVKEKIRGDISGVRGYVDEIEKIAKKGQVIQNNISELRKKIERKEGEKNALRKKIKLCEEILTEPRENHEEEIRAKKTEKGKDLSRDLEPLKKDYEDESAELQRIGREITNLSNRQRELENVETQKEKAAREFSPSIAYLLDWLKEHGGELEKPVHKPPMISVNVPNKQYAWQVEFCTNAAQRSTFICESKADYDRLIALNNKPLPEYLRRNRGRWNNGPNNRNGERMAPENLIRMNLAYQEVTDKTVNPPRPQPVSVLNRLGFDGYVIDYVDAAPAVIAYLCNQCRMHATAVTQKDASDVKVDELPGMGIRSWGTRNDWTRVNQSAYGNREYSERVQAKSEAKSFNIGVNTAAVKEIVKEIGKLKLTIRDLEEPHAKMKQKIDAIESKRRELGQQYDEISKEIEELQRSSKRYQKAQLDLETATEKLQALESEPSSDEIREKLRKEKYDNAKLRLKPLDSCMDIYDNMFDQCGDLIKIGFRQIQSEANVKAIKARVNNGNARTKQLRKDMEEAENEMKISKARMNAKWAAIKERIQPASRSVRNEVTRRAQAASIPSPAEIQQELNIIRNQLEMTINIPGNVVQRWEALTKQLEEATAKLDEVETELSEVREVVTATRNKFEPALQTLVDAVSAKFSAAFKRVKCTGEVQVLKVEGDFAQWGIKILVSYRDIDRLKVLTGTHQSGGERSLATITYLMSLSEMSRTPFSLVDEINQGMDQRAERAVHNQLVEVTCDSQAGQYFLITPKLLTGLTYHPKMKVLTINNGVFLPDSADTTQRYGSLKGCLKKYQKAHGIIA from the exons ATGGCTGGTGAACCCTCAATAAGCAGGAATAAGCGCCATCGTGTCAGCTCAGATAATGACGACTACGCTACCTCTTCTCGAAAACGGCGCCAGACCCAGcaagagaatgaagagcctgaaaatgaggaagatgaagctATGAGGATAATGTTGAACGAAGAGTCCGATGGAATAGATGAGGAGTATGCTGATAGGGGTGATGACTCCCGGCCCAAGTATTGGAGAGGTGATGATGG ATATGTCGCTGGATCGGTCGTTAGAATCAAGTGCATCAATTTTATGACCTATGATCACGTAGAGTTTAGGCCAGGGCCTCATCTCAACATGATTCTTGGTCCCAATGGTACTGGCAAGAGTTCCATCGCTGCCGCCATCGCGATCGGTCTAGCCTTCCCTCCCAAA GTTATGGGCCGAGCCAACGAAGTCAAGTCATACGTAAAGCAAGGCCACGACGAAGCTCATCTCGAGATCGAATTAAAGGGCAACGCTGGCGAGGAAAACCCCACCATTTGGCGAAAGTTCAACCGTCACGACGAAAGATCCGAGTGGAAGCTCAATGGTGAAAGTGTGACTCGTGCGAAGGTTTCAGAAATCATCAAAAGTTTCGGTGTACAGGCTAATAATCTTTG TTCGTTTCTTCCGCAAGACAAGGTCGCTGAGTTCGCCAAGATGGCTCCTGTTACTGTCCTCAAAGAAACTATGCGTGCCGCTGGTGACCCGAGACTTACAAAGTGGCATGAAAAATTAGTCGACAAGGGTAAACGATTGAAAGAGCTTGAGATT GATGTGGACCGACAAACGGTTCATAGGGACAGAATACAGACACAAGTCGACACCCTTGCGCCCGACGTCGAACATGTGCAGGAACGTGAAAAGCGAGAGCATGAA GCCGAAGTGCTCGAGCACCTTCTTGGTGTATCAGAGCATGCTCAGCTAAAAGAAGCTTCCGCTCGGGCCGTCAGGTTGCATAAGAAGATCAAATTGAAAGTGGAGAGGCACGAGGCCGGCCGGAGACCTTTACATGATTTGGAAGA GTCCCAGGACGGAGTATACCAAAAACTGAGAGGCAAGTTTGTCCAGGTGAAGGAGAAAATCAGGGGTGATATCTCGGGTGTGAGGGGTTATGTAGACGAAATTGAAAAGATT GCGAAGAAAGGCCAAGTGATCCAGAACAACATCTCTGAACTCCGCAAAAAAATCGAACGCaaggagggggagaagaaCGCTTTGAGAAAAAAGATCAAGCTTTGCGAAGAAATCCTGACGGAGCCTAGGGAAAATCACGAGGAAGAGATCAGAGCAAAAAAGACTGAGAAA GGAAAGGATTTATCAAGAGATCTAGAACCGTTAAAGAAGGACTATGAGGATGAGAGCGCTGAATTACAGAGAATCGGCCGAGAGATTACAAACCTTTCCAACCG CCAAAGGGAACTGGAAAACGTTGAAACTCAAAAAGAAAAAGCCGCTCGCGAATTTAGCCCTTCCATCGCTTACCTCCTCGATTGGCTTAAAGAGCACGGCGGTGAGCTCGAAAAGCCGGTGCATAAACCCCCTATGATTTCGGTAAATGTCCCAAACAAGCAGTATGCTTGGCAGGTCGAATTCTGTACTAACGCGGCTCAACGATCG ACATTTATCTGCGAGTCGAAGGCAGACTATGATCGTCTGATTGCATTGAACAACAAACCTTTGCCCGAGTATTTGCGACGTAATAGAGGACGTTGGAATAATGGCCCCAACAACAGGAATGGTGAAAGAATGGCACCGGAGAACCTTATCAGAATGAATTTGGCTTACCAGGAGGTCACGGACAAAACGGTCAACCCGCCAAGACCGCAACCTGTGTCTGTT TTGAATAGATTGGGATTTGATGGTTATGTTATTGATTATGTTGATGCTGCCCCGGCGGTAATTGCCTATCTCTGCAACCAGTGCAGGATGCATGCGACT GCCGTCACCCAAAAAGACGCTTCCGACGTGAAGGTCGACGAGCTCCCTGGGATGGGCATCCGTAGCTGGGGCACCCGTAATGACTGGACTAGAGTTAATCAGTCCGCGTACGGAAACAGAGAGTACAGTGAAAGGGTACAAGCCAAGAGTGAAGCCAAGAGCTTTAACATCGGCG TCAACACTGCTGCTGTCAAGGAAATTGTCAAAGAAATTGGAAAGCTCAAGTTAACGATTCGTGATCTCGAAGAACCTCACGCCAAGATGAAGCAGAAGATTGATGCGATCGAGTCCAAAAGAAGAGAACTGGGTCAGCAATAC GACGAAATTAGTAAGGAGATTGAGGAATTGCAGCGGAGTTCAAAGAGGTACCAAAAGGCGCAACTTGATCTCG AAACTGCCACTGAGAAGCTTCAAGCTCTTGAGTCGGAGCCGTCTTCTGACGAGATAAGAGAGAAGCTTAGGAAGGAAAAGTATGACAATGCCAAGCTAAGGCTTAAACCTCTGGACAGCTGTATG GACATCTACGACAACATGTTCGATCAATGTGGAGACCTCATCAAAATTGGTTTCCGACAAATCCAAAGCGAGGCCAACGTCAAGGCTATTAAGGCTAGGGTTAACAACGGTAATGCCCGTACGAAGCAATTGAGAAAGGATATGGAAGAAG CCGAGAATGAAATGAAGATATCCAAAGCAAGAATGAACGCAAAGTGGGCTGCTATCAAGGAACGGATCCAGCCTGCGTCTCGGAGCGTTCGTAACGAGGTTACTAGGCGAGCTCAG GCCGCCAGCATCCCCTCACCTGCCGAAATCCAACAGGAACTCAACATTATTCGTAATCAACTCGAGATGACTATTAACATTCCTGGCAACGTCGTGCAGCGATGGGAGGCCTTGACAAAACAG CTTGAAGAGGCCACTGCAAAATTGGACGAGGTTGAGACTGAATTATCAGAGGTGCGAGAAGTGGTCACTGCGACAAGG AACAAATTCGAACCTGCCCTTCAGACATTGGTTGATGCCGTCAGCGCTAAATTTTCTGCAGCTTTCAAGC GTGTCAAGTGCACCGGTGAAGTTCAGGTTCTCAAGGTTGAAGGCGACTTTGCCCAGTGGGGTATCAAAATTCTCGTCTCATACCGAGATATCGACAGATTGAAGGTGCTGACCGGTACTCACCAGTCCGGCGGA GAACGTTCACTTGCCACGATCACTTATCTCATGAGCTTATCAGAGATGTCTCGAACACCCTTCTCGCTCGTTGATGAAATCAACCAA GGTATGGATCAACGTGCAGAACGAGCGGTGCACAATCAGCTTGTGGAGGTTACATGCGATTCCCAGGCTGGACA GTACTTCCTTATCACACCCAAGCTTCTTACCGGTCTAACATACCACCCCAAGATGAAGGTCCTTACCATCAACAACGGCGTCTTCT TGCCTGACTCTGCCGATACGACGCAACGATATGGATCCCTCAAAGGCTGCCTCAAGAAATATCAAAAGGCTCACGGTATCATTGCCTAG
- a CDS encoding uncharacterized protein (Similar to TIGR gene model, INSD accession AAW42765.1), whose translation MSIITSGVPLHTQSYEVSIPALSIQTIRLSTLAPSPGTVQIRGVSLRLSDGSVGDFYLPLLTNQECAKKEQKCQKERIRSRDAKRSGVDRMAAWGEEIVVNAERLREEKQNLESLKWLECEVLEPLPLAWIKSTSLTHGMAMLHNGETSTIQITLENTSSIPINYLRLSFEDSTVRAATGIVQECELGAEEAYELDWDVRNRNVFTWENPVTLDAGEGEESLIIPGGRKVLKIRCLGKIGCTEGLVRIDYGHVQSASRGSTQTDDAGLHASTTTSTSTSFYTRQITFPVLFTVTHTLECHSLDITHLGHGANKSRSPPGLNSTNGLEIQEEDNGDLRKALAEVNTSTHCLVGLSVANVYGVPFEVCLSSKGTKPENGNVECRRLIPPGATERLIVPIPRKSIPQDILSQSIPSLSERQYVVDKEKKSASRIALERELFWYREALLDMLDLIWTEPGSQRHGSLILRNQILTPSLLQVFRADAIDVRVILRGRGKDGDVRAMDFVDLVVEVTNNLERPYRPYINLTCLPTSSTDYSWARPTSIYRPSPTEQHSHAHPHRNVLFDGHPACTLAMLQKGEKDVYEVGTTFLSSGEYGFRASVEEIKGEDKEGDMVQVGRKQAWFSPILQVQVV comes from the exons ATGTCTATTAT AACATCGGGCGTTCCCCTCCACACCCAGTCATACGAAGTATCCATCCCTGCCTTATCTATCCAAACTATCCGCCTCTCCACCTTGGCACCTAGCCCGGGCACCGTTCAAATCAGAGGTGTCTCTCTTCGTCTCTCGGACGGTTCCGTCGGGGACTTCTATCTTCCCCTTTTGACCAATCAGGAGTGCGCAAAGAAGGAACAAAAGTGTCAAAAGGAACGAATTCGATCTCGAGATGCGAAACGGTCAGGAGTGGACAGGATGGCCGCGTGGGGGGAAGAAATCGTGGTGAATGCGGAGAGATTGAGGGAAGAAAAGCAGAATTTGGAGAGCCTGAAGTGGTTGGAATGTGAAGTATTGGAGCCGTTGCCACTGGCTTGGATAAAGAGTACGAGTTTGACGCATGGAATGGCGATGCTGCATAACGGCGAAAC CTCCACGATTCAGATCACTCTCGAGAACACATCCTCCATTCCTATTAACTACCTTAGACTCTCTTTCGAAGACTCTACTGTCCGAGCGGCGACGGGGATAGTGCAAGAGTGCGAGTTGGGGGCGGAAGAGGCCTACGAGTTAGACTGGGATGTGAGGAATAGGAATGTTTTTACGTGGGAGAATCCCGTGACCTTAGATGCtggagagggagaggaaagTCTCATCATACCGGGGGGAAGAAAAGTGTTGAAGATAAGATGTCTTGGTAAGATAGGATG TACCGAGGGACTCGTAAGGATTGACTATGGTCATGTCCAATCTGCATCTCGAGGTTCAACCCAAACGGACGATGCCGGCCTTCATGCATCCACAACTacatccacatccacatcctTCTACACCCGACAAATTACATTCCCTGTGCTATTCACGGTGACGCATACCCTCGAATGTCACTCCCTCGACATCACCCATCTCGGTCACGGTGCGAATAAGAGCCGCTCGCCTCCAGGACTTAATAGCACTAATGGGCTCGAGATTCAGGAGGAAGATAATGGTGACCTGAGAAAGGCGTTGGCAGAGGTAAACACCTCGACGCACTGTTTGGTGGGGTTGAGCGTTGCGAACGTATATGGCGTACCATTTGAAGTATGTTTGTCCAGCAAGGGCACAAAACCGGAGAACGGGAATGTAGAGTGTAGACGACTTATTCCCCCGGGAGCTACTGAACG GCTGATCGTTCCTATACCTCGTAAATCAATACCTCAAGACATCCTTTCTCAATCAattccttctctttcagAACGACAATATGTGGTagacaaggagaagaaatCTGCTTCAAGAATTGCCCTGGAGCGCGAGCTTTTCTGGTACCGCGAAGCGTTATTGGACATGCTTGATTTGATTTGGACAGAA CCCGGATCACAAAGACATGGTAGCCTTATACTCCGAAACCAAATCCTCACTCCTAGTTTACTGCAAGTATTCAGAGCTGACGCTATCGACGTTCGTGTGATTTTGCGAGGACGGGGAAAGGATGGTGATGTGAGGGCAATGGACTTTGTTGATCTCGTGGTTGAGGTGACAAATAACTTGG AACGACCCTACCGTCCGTACATCAATCTCACATGTCTCCCTACGTCCTCCACAGACTATTCTTGGGCTCGTCCAACTTCCATCTACCGCCCCTCTCCCACTGAACAACATTCACACGCACACCCTCATCGAAATGTCTTATTTGATGGTCACCCAGCTTGTACTTTGGCTATGTTGCAAAAGGGCGAGAAAGATGTTTATGAAGTGGGCACGACGTTCTTATCTAGTGGGGAATATGGCTTCAGAGCTTCAGTTGAAGAGATCAAGGGAGAAGACAAAGAAGGGGACATGGTTCAGGTCGGGCGAAAACAGGCCTGGTTTTCGCCAATATTGCAAGTCCAGGTCGTCTAA